Proteins encoded in a region of the Lentimicrobiaceae bacterium genome:
- a CDS encoding tail fiber domain-containing protein, which produces MKKITLFGLVILLSLLSISLMGQVPQKINYQAVARNAAGTPIANKQIAVKFTIRTGSSSGSEVFSERHTPWTNSLGTFNAIIGYGNPIYGSFGAINWGTGTKWLQIGVDEHGGTNYVDMGTFEMLSVPYARLAQDVVNINDADADPTNELQTLSISGTQLTISQGNTVTLPSSGGGDNWGTQVVQTDATLAGEGTTANKLKIAQQGALNGQVLKWNGSTWAPANDNTGSGGGTPGGNYGSVQYNNSGAFGGSDNFTYDAGDIYLGYPNSWTSMNIDGGSSPDYAIPARIDLNKRWSIYDVGTDKHLKIGPDPGNSSNNSATPFVINHNSGRVDIGEISTSTDWYTGSKLRVDGGTQRGIMAGTNSSTHAAAVFRNTNSGGVALELENNSNSKAALVIQNKYDGNSPAIRINKANGNKFFEVEARSNSSVVAGTLRMIGTNQYFALRTDMVNSNQGLYIYAGKDSGTGAGLFFGNFSGTFGYLEPASDEGAILGESARRFTAVWATNGTIQTSDERDKSAIQDLNYGLQSVLKLRPISYQWKNEGVRLGTGRNLGFSAQELQQIIPDAVVAEKGKTPEDADHTYYGVKYAEIIPVLVKAIQELEQIVRDQQEQINRLSNR; this is translated from the coding sequence ATGAAAAAAATAACACTTTTTGGTTTAGTAATCTTATTAAGCCTTTTAAGCATAAGCCTGATGGGTCAAGTACCCCAAAAGATTAATTATCAGGCAGTAGCCCGCAATGCAGCAGGCACACCAATAGCAAACAAACAAATAGCCGTTAAATTCACAATTCGTACAGGCTCAAGTAGCGGAAGTGAGGTGTTTTCGGAACGTCATACCCCATGGACAAATTCCTTAGGAACTTTTAATGCCATAATAGGTTATGGCAACCCCATATATGGTTCGTTTGGAGCAATAAACTGGGGAACCGGCACCAAATGGTTACAAATAGGCGTAGATGAGCATGGTGGTACTAACTACGTGGATATGGGTACCTTTGAGATGTTATCGGTACCATATGCACGCTTGGCACAAGACGTTGTAAATATAAACGACGCCGACGCCGACCCAACCAACGAGTTGCAAACTTTGAGCATAAGCGGCACACAGCTAACCATAAGCCAAGGTAACACAGTAACCCTACCCAGCAGTGGCGGTGGCGACAACTGGGGTACACAAGTAGTACAAACCGATGCTACGCTGGCAGGAGAGGGCACAACGGCTAACAAGCTAAAAATAGCCCAACAAGGAGCTTTAAACGGACAAGTATTAAAATGGAACGGTAGCACATGGGCGCCGGCTAATGATAACACCGGTAGCGGTGGCGGAACACCAGGCGGTAACTATGGTTCTGTACAGTACAATAATAGCGGGGCCTTTGGCGGTAGTGATAACTTTACATATGATGCAGGTGATATTTATTTAGGCTATCCTAATTCTTGGACTTCTATGAATATTGATGGAGGTAGTAGTCCGGATTATGCTATTCCAGCCAGAATAGATTTAAACAAGCGTTGGTCTATATATGATGTTGGAACTGACAAGCACTTAAAAATAGGACCAGACCCTGGTAATTCTAGTAATAACAGCGCAACACCATTTGTTATTAACCACAATTCAGGTAGAGTTGATATTGGTGAAATAAGCACCTCAACTGACTGGTACACTGGTTCAAAGCTCAGAGTTGATGGTGGTACACAAAGAGGTATAATGGCAGGAACTAACAGTAGCACACACGCTGCAGCTGTTTTCAGAAATACAAATTCAGGCGGTGTTGCTTTAGAGCTTGAAAATAATTCAAACAGTAAGGCGGCACTTGTTATACAAAATAAATATGATGGAAACAGTCCTGCTATCCGAATTAATAAAGCTAATGGAAACAAATTTTTTGAAGTTGAAGCTCGAAGTAATTCAAGTGTTGTAGCAGGCACGCTCAGGATGATAGGTACAAATCAATATTTTGCTTTAAGAACAGATATGGTTAATAGTAATCAAGGACTTTACATTTATGCCGGAAAAGATAGCGGAACCGGTGCAGGTCTATTTTTTGGCAATTTTAGTGGTACTTTCGGATACTTAGAGCCCGCCAGTGACGAAGGTGCTATATTAGGAGAATCGGCTAGAAGATTTACTGCAGTATGGGCGACAAACGGTACCATACAAACCAGTGACGAACGCGACAAATCGGCTATACAAGACCTAAACTACGGCTTGCAATCGGTATTAAAATTGCGTCCTATAAGCTATCAATGGAAAAATGAGGGCGTTAGATTGGGAACAGGCAGAAACTTAGGTTTCTCAGCTCAAGAATTGCAACAAATTATACCCGACGCAGTTGTTGCCGAAAAAGGCAAAACTCCCGAAGATGCCGACCATACCTATTACGGCGTAAAATATGCCGAAATAATACCCGTATTGGTTAAAGCTATACAAGAGTTGGAACAAATTGTAAGAGACCAACAAGAGCAAATTAACAGATTGAGTAATAGGTAG
- a CDS encoding T9SS type A sorting domain-containing protein, protein MLRKFTLIALSLFIVSLLYSQSIPRQVLSSCGTNSTGGNLQLSWTMGQPTPVENINPANFYITQGYQQGDEGYVNVPKPEIIDNSISCYPNPAIDVVNLQGTLPADGACTYSLLDNSGKLLSAGKLTLEPGNRLNAQIQVEHLSAGVYYIHLQGGEQKPYRALKKITIVK, encoded by the coding sequence ATGTTAAGAAAATTCACATTAATTGCGTTGTCTCTGTTTATAGTATCTTTACTATATTCTCAGAGTATTCCACGTCAGGTGTTGAGTTCATGCGGAACTAACAGCACCGGAGGTAATTTGCAGTTGTCGTGGACAATGGGTCAGCCTACACCGGTTGAAAACATTAACCCTGCTAATTTTTACATAACTCAGGGTTATCAACAAGGTGATGAGGGTTACGTAAACGTACCCAAGCCCGAAATCATCGACAACTCAATTTCATGCTATCCAAATCCGGCAATAGATGTTGTAAACCTTCAAGGCACATTACCGGCAGACGGAGCTTGCACTTACAGTTTGTTAGACAACAGTGGTAAGCTACTATCAGCCGGCAAACTCACCTTAGAGCCGGGTAATCGTCTTAATGCTCAAATACAGGTTGAACACCTAAGTGCAGGAGTTTATTACATACACTTGCAAGGAGGCGAACAAAAACCTTATAGAGCATTAAAAAAGATAACAATTGTAAAATAA
- a CDS encoding tail fiber domain-containing protein codes for MKKITLFGLVILLSLLSISLMGQVPQKINYQAVARDAAGNPIANKQIAVKFTIRTGSSSGSEVFSERHTPWTNSLGTFNAIIGYGNPIYGSFGAINWGTGTKWLQIGVDEHGGTNYVDMGTFEMLSVPYARLAQDVVNINDADADPTNELQTLSISGTQLTISQGNTVTLPDGGDNWGTQVVETDATLAGNGTTANKLKIAQQGALNGQVLKWNGSTWAPADDNTGSSGGTPGGSSSAVQYNSGGSFGGNEYFTYSGSGDLYVEYPSVHASININGGGDPNYNVPARLDLNKRWSIYDVGADKHLKIGPDPGNSSNNNATPIVIKYNTGSVDIGEITSISMIHTASKLRVEAAELRAITAANNSAMYPTALLKNASTNGVALELESSSSSKPALRINKANNSGGGFIDAYKSNDNLALRLGTYGNSDNNGGYIEGYGTDRYFHLRTDIVNANRGLYIYAGESSSVGESLFFGYYPTGNKAYLDPVTNDKVQLGEAGYRFIALYATNGTINTSDERDKSAIQDLNYGLQSVLKLRPISYQWKNEDIRMGTGTNLGFSAQELQKVIPDAVVAEKGKTPEDADHTYYGVKYAEIIPVLVKAIQELEQMLEKTTNEQQELKQIVNDQQKLIDKLSNK; via the coding sequence ATGAAAAAAATCACACTTTTTGGTTTAGTAATCTTATTAAGCCTTTTAAGCATAAGCCTGATGGGTCAAGTGCCCCAAAAGATTAATTATCAGGCAGTAGCCCGCGATGCAGCAGGCAACCCCATAGCAAACAAACAAATTGCAGTAAAATTCACAATTCGCACAGGTTCAAGTAGCGGAAGTGAGGTGTTTTCGGAACGTCATACCCCATGGACAAATTCCTTAGGAACTTTTAATGCCATAATAGGTTATGGCAACCCCATATATGGTTCGTTTGGAGCAATAAACTGGGGAACCGGCACCAAATGGTTACAAATAGGCGTAGATGAACATGGTGGTACTAACTACGTGGATATGGGTACCTTTGAAATGTTATCGGTACCATATGCACGCTTGGCACAAGACGTTGTAAATATAAACGACGCCGACGCCGACCCAACCAACGAGTTGCAAACTTTGAGCATAAGCGGCACACAGTTAACCATAAGCCAAGGTAATACTGTAACTTTGCCTGACGGTGGCGACAACTGGGGTACACAAGTTGTAGAAACCGATGCAACACTAGCCGGAAACGGAACCACTGCCAACAAGCTAAAAATAGCCCAACAAGGAGCTTTAAACGGACAAGTATTAAAATGGAACGGTAGCACATGGGCACCCGCTGATGATAACACCGGTAGCAGTGGCGGTACACCAGGCGGTAGCTCAAGTGCTGTACAGTACAATAGTGGCGGTTCTTTTGGAGGAAATGAATACTTTACATACAGTGGTTCAGGCGACTTATATGTTGAATATCCAAGTGTACATGCTTCAATAAATATTAATGGTGGAGGTGATCCAAATTACAATGTACCAGCCAGATTAGATTTAAACAAACGCTGGTCTATATATGATGTTGGAGCTGACAAGCACTTAAAAATAGGACCAGACCCTGGTAATTCTAGTAATAACAACGCAACACCTATTGTTATTAAGTACAACACAGGTAGTGTAGATATTGGTGAAATAACTAGTATAAGCATGATACATACTGCTTCAAAATTAAGAGTTGAAGCTGCTGAACTCAGAGCAATTACGGCAGCTAATAATTCAGCTATGTATCCTACAGCTCTTCTAAAGAATGCATCTACAAATGGTGTAGCTTTAGAGCTTGAAAGTAGTTCAAGCAGTAAGCCGGCACTTCGTATAAATAAAGCCAATAACAGTGGAGGTGGATTTATAGATGCTTATAAATCTAACGATAACCTAGCTCTTAGATTGGGTACTTATGGAAACTCGGACAATAATGGGGGGTATATTGAAGGTTATGGAACTGATAGATATTTTCATTTGAGGACAGATATTGTTAATGCCAACAGAGGTCTTTATATTTATGCTGGTGAAAGCAGTTCTGTCGGAGAAAGCTTATTTTTTGGGTATTACCCGACAGGTAATAAGGCTTACCTTGACCCTGTAACTAACGATAAGGTTCAACTTGGAGAAGCCGGGTATAGATTTATAGCATTATATGCAACAAACGGTACAATAAATACCAGTGACGAACGCGATAAATCGGCTATACAAGACCTAAATTACGGCTTGCAATCTGTATTAAAATTGCGTCCTATTAGCTATCAATGGAAAAATGAAGATATCAGAATGGGCACAGGCACAAACTTAGGTTTCTCGGCTCAAGAATTACAAAAAGTTATACCTGACGCTGTTGTTGCCGAAAAAGGCAAAACCCCCGAAGATGCCGACCATACCTACTACGGCGTAAAATATGCCGAAATAATACCCGTTTTGGTTAAAGCTATACAAGAGTTAGAGCAAATGTTGGAAAAAACTACAAACGAACAACAAGAGTTGAAACAAATTGTAAACGACCAACAGAAACTAATTGACAAATTGAGTAATAAGTAG
- a CDS encoding T9SS type A sorting domain-containing protein, producing MLKKITLIALSLFIVSLLYSQSIPRQVLSSCGTNSTGGNLQLSWTLGQPTPVENINPANFYITPGFQQGDEGYVNVPKPEIIDNTISCYPNPAIDVVNLQGTLPSDGACTYSLLDNSGKLLSAGKLSIEPGNRLNAQIQVEHLSAGIYYIHLQGGEQKPYRALKKITIVK from the coding sequence ATGTTAAAAAAAATCACATTAATTGCATTGTCTCTGTTTATAGTATCCTTACTATATTCTCAGAGTATTCCACGTCAGGTGTTGAGTTCATGCGGAACTAACAGCACCGGAGGTAATTTGCAGTTGTCGTGGACTTTGGGTCAGCCTACACCGGTTGAAAACATTAACCCCGCCAATTTTTACATAACACCTGGCTTTCAACAAGGCGACGAAGGTTATGTAAACGTACCCAAGCCCGAAATCATCGACAACACAATTTCATGCTATCCAAATCCGGCAATAGATGTTGTAAACCTTCAAGGTACATTACCGTCAGATGGAGCTTGTACCTACAGTTTGTTAGACAACAGTGGTAAGCTACTATCAGCCGGTAAACTCTCCATAGAGCCGGGTAATCGTCTTAATGCTCAAATACAGGTAGAACACCTAAGTGCAGGAATTTATTACATACACCTGCAAGGAGGCGAACAAAAACCTTATAGAGCATTAAAAAAGATAACAATTGTAAAATAA
- a CDS encoding D-alanine--D-alanine ligase, translating into MKKHNVALFFGGNSGERSVSIESAKMVNKCLDKNLFNVYPIDIYNNEWIYKDSEASEYYFDRNLNCLNVKGNNIKFDVAFIAIHGTPGEDGKLQGYLDMANIPYTSCNVTTAALTFNKYLCNQIAAFHGINVPKTFYYTKRDAIDIDFLVRELSLPFFVKPNKSGSSCGISKVYKAEEVPAAFDKAFAEDDEVLAQKMIKGRELACGVYFDGEKIVALPITEIISHNDFFDYEAKYTKGKADEITPANISAELAKQCQKLSVDIYRHYACKGVVRADFFLTEDEQWWFIEINTVPGFSEASIIPQQVRAAGIDLQDFFKTIVLNAINNSF; encoded by the coding sequence ATGAAAAAACACAACGTAGCATTATTTTTTGGAGGAAATTCGGGCGAGAGAAGCGTTTCTATAGAAAGTGCCAAAATGGTAAATAAATGTTTGGATAAAAACTTATTCAACGTTTATCCTATTGATATTTATAATAACGAATGGATATATAAGGACTCAGAAGCTTCGGAATACTATTTCGACAGAAACCTTAATTGTCTGAATGTAAAAGGTAACAATATTAAGTTCGACGTGGCTTTCATAGCTATACACGGCACGCCAGGCGAAGACGGAAAGCTACAAGGTTACTTGGATATGGCAAATATTCCTTATACGTCTTGTAATGTAACAACTGCGGCACTTACTTTTAATAAGTATTTGTGCAATCAAATTGCTGCATTTCATGGGATAAATGTGCCCAAAACATTTTATTACACCAAACGCGATGCTATTGATATAGATTTTTTGGTTAGAGAATTGAGTTTGCCATTTTTTGTAAAGCCTAATAAATCGGGAAGCAGTTGTGGAATAAGTAAAGTTTATAAAGCTGAGGAAGTTCCAGCTGCATTTGATAAGGCTTTTGCTGAAGATGACGAAGTTTTGGCTCAAAAAATGATAAAAGGTCGCGAATTAGCTTGCGGAGTTTATTTCGACGGGGAAAAAATTGTTGCACTCCCAATTACCGAAATTATTTCGCATAACGACTTTTTCGATTACGAAGCCAAATACACCAAAGGAAAAGCTGATGAAATAACACCTGCAAATATTTCGGCAGAATTGGCTAAGCAATGTCAAAAACTATCAGTAGATATTTATAGGCATTACGCATGTAAAGGCGTTGTTAGAGCAGATTTCTTCCTTACCGAAGACGAACAATGGTGGTTTATAGAAATTAACACCGTTCCCGGTTTTTCCGAAGCCAGTATAATTCCCCAACAAGTACGAGCCGCCGGCATCGACTTACAAGATTTCTTCAAAACTATAGTTTTGAATGCAATTAACAACAGCTTTTAG
- a CDS encoding PASTA domain-containing protein: MKFREFILKKSFYRELLFSVIIIIVLAIIFMFLSGLYTRHNASVITPDLTGLTMDEINLISNIDDFNICVIDSVFDDDNRPGSVISQDPLPLTKVKPNRNVYVILVSHQPEKVLLPELRDLSLRHSLSLLETYGLQVGNIKYVPDIAENAVLDYFIDGVRIKGNEIILKKSVIDLVVGKSMTGINEYLPFMIGMSRHDAIEYLKQNGYYNVSEIFDGTSDSTNAVVYSQMPEFAPNMKITSDVNIILTYKSSKDLNFEEYIEEMKVKYNYFDTETPENTGINNEPY, translated from the coding sequence ATGAAGTTTAGAGAGTTTATACTTAAAAAGTCATTTTATAGAGAATTGTTATTTTCTGTAATAATAATAATTGTTCTGGCAATAATATTTATGTTTTTGTCGGGCTTATACACAAGGCATAATGCATCGGTAATTACACCTGATTTAACAGGCTTAACTATGGACGAAATTAATTTGATAAGCAATATCGACGATTTTAACATTTGTGTAATCGACTCCGTGTTCGACGATGACAACAGACCCGGAAGTGTTATTTCGCAAGACCCTTTGCCTTTAACAAAAGTAAAACCAAACCGCAACGTTTATGTTATTTTGGTTTCACATCAGCCCGAAAAAGTTTTACTGCCCGAGCTTCGCGATTTATCTCTCAGACACAGTCTTTCGCTACTAGAAACTTACGGTTTGCAAGTGGGCAACATTAAATACGTTCCCGATATTGCCGAAAACGCCGTTTTAGATTATTTCATAGACGGTGTTAGGATAAAAGGCAATGAAATTATCCTCAAAAAATCTGTAATTGATTTGGTTGTCGGTAAGTCAATGACAGGCATTAACGAATATTTACCTTTTATGATAGGAATGTCGAGACATGATGCCATAGAATATCTAAAACAAAACGGATATTATAATGTAAGCGAAATTTTTGATGGCACTTCCGATTCTACCAATGCTGTGGTTTATAGTCAAATGCCGGAATTTGCACCAAATATGAAAATTACAAGCGATGTTAATATTATTCTTACATACAAATCGAGCAAAGATTTAAACTTTGAAGAATATATTGAAGAAATGAAAGTCAAATACAATTATTTTGATACCGAAACACCTGAAAATACAGGCATTAATAACGAACCTTATTAA
- a CDS encoding T9SS type A sorting domain-containing protein, whose translation MNRKILIIIILTLFVGTLYSQEIISFPGNLVKTKEQSDDNRRSKNSNYVKLPFYDDFSRITGAPNKDLWEDDDAYINTDYAKFPPTIGVATLDAVDASGALHPGAGTFPFRADELTSNPIRLDSVFLGTNKPITIADSVYLSFYYQPQGNGLMPALKDSLILEFHSPGTYDTIFEQNDTIISKAWDYVWSSAGGVTADNFAISEYRYFRQVMIPIVDSAKYFKKGFQFRFRNIASLADNFLPDWRSNCDHWNIDVVWLNVGRNINDTLVKDVAFADKAPSMLKNYNAMPYAQYNANFLNEMKDTLTIRIANLDNQPRNLTYHYLMRKDSRPYDSVYGGGSYYIMPYNSNGYSQYRPFARPPVARFFPLGTNQTTVFKVCHVISNDPNPLFNHNDTIIFDQIFSNYYAYDDGTAEAGFGLNNVAGAYAVRFNLNVKDTLHGIQIYFNQVVGQTNQKNIDLIVLNDVNGRPGNIIKTMPHVKPIYSSNINQFVTYWFDKPIIISAEQFPGLIFYIGWRQYSNDNLNVGFDRYNDSHQHRYYNISGIWEEANPSLYGSLMMRPVVGYRNPLSKPVNADKVNNLTVSPNPSDGNVQIQIPEVWKTLEASDIICQLFSSEGKKLWQGYYQNKFDFSFLKSGIYFINVTNLKNNQKAFGKIVIVR comes from the coding sequence ATGAATCGCAAAATATTAATAATCATAATACTTACATTATTCGTTGGAACCTTATATTCGCAGGAAATAATAAGCTTTCCGGGGAATTTGGTTAAAACAAAGGAGCAATCCGATGATAATCGTAGGTCAAAAAATTCAAACTACGTCAAGCTACCTTTTTACGACGATTTTTCAAGAATAACCGGAGCCCCAAATAAAGACCTATGGGAAGATGACGATGCATACATCAACACTGATTATGCAAAATTTCCGCCTACTATTGGAGTTGCAACCTTAGACGCTGTCGATGCAAGCGGCGCTTTACATCCGGGTGCAGGCACATTTCCGTTTCGTGCCGACGAATTAACTTCAAATCCTATACGTTTAGATTCTGTATTCCTAGGAACAAACAAACCTATTACAATCGCCGATTCGGTTTACTTAAGTTTTTACTATCAGCCTCAAGGAAATGGTTTAATGCCGGCACTTAAAGATTCGCTAATACTTGAATTTCATTCTCCGGGTACATACGATACAATTTTTGAACAAAACGACACTATTATAAGTAAAGCGTGGGATTACGTTTGGTCGTCTGCAGGCGGAGTTACTGCCGATAATTTTGCTATTTCGGAGTATAGATATTTCCGACAAGTTATGATACCCATTGTTGATAGTGCAAAATACTTCAAAAAAGGATTTCAATTTCGTTTCAGAAATATTGCAAGTCTCGCCGACAACTTTTTACCTGATTGGCGTAGCAACTGCGACCACTGGAATATTGATGTGGTTTGGCTCAACGTGGGCAGAAATATAAATGATACATTAGTCAAGGATGTTGCCTTTGCCGATAAGGCTCCTTCTATGCTCAAAAACTATAATGCAATGCCTTACGCCCAGTACAATGCTAATTTCTTGAACGAAATGAAAGACACATTGACTATCCGCATTGCCAATTTGGATAATCAGCCCCGAAACCTTACCTACCACTATCTTATGAGAAAAGATAGCAGACCTTACGATTCGGTGTATGGTGGAGGAAGCTATTACATTATGCCCTATAATTCAAACGGTTATAGTCAGTATAGACCTTTTGCACGTCCGCCCGTTGCTAGATTTTTCCCGTTGGGAACAAATCAAACTACGGTGTTTAAAGTGTGTCATGTAATCTCCAACGATCCAAATCCTTTGTTTAATCACAACGATACAATAATTTTTGACCAAATATTTAGTAATTATTACGCTTACGACGATGGCACAGCAGAAGCCGGTTTCGGTCTTAATAACGTAGCCGGAGCTTATGCCGTTAGGTTTAACTTAAATGTAAAAGATACGCTTCATGGTATTCAAATATACTTTAATCAGGTGGTGGGACAAACCAACCAAAAAAACATTGACCTTATAGTTTTGAACGATGTCAACGGCAGACCCGGAAATATTATTAAAACCATGCCACATGTAAAGCCTATATATAGCAGCAACATTAATCAGTTTGTAACGTACTGGTTCGACAAGCCTATAATTATTTCAGCCGAACAGTTTCCCGGACTTATATTTTACATAGGCTGGCGACAATATTCCAACGACAACCTAAATGTTGGCTTCGACAGATACAACGATTCTCACCAACACAGATATTACAATATATCCGGAATTTGGGAAGAAGCTAATCCTTCGCTATATGGCTCGCTGATGATGCGACCTGTTGTTGGATACAGAAATCCTTTGTCAAAGCCTGTAAATGCAGATAAAGTCAATAATTTAACGGTATCTCCCAATCCATCTGATGGAAATGTACAAATACAAATTCCCGAAGTATGGAAAACATTAGAAGCATCGGATATTATATGTCAGTTGTTTTCTTCGGAAGGAAAAAAATTATGGCAAGGTTATTATCAAAATAAATTCGACTTTTCGTTCCTAAAAAGTGGTATTTATTTCATCAATGTAACTAACCTGAAAAATAATCAAAAGGCGTTTGGAAAAATTGTTATTGTTAGATAG
- a CDS encoding RluA family pseudouridine synthase has product MEDNNLDELYEDSQSEAELYEHHNIIVDKGQTLIRIDKYLTGRLQNTSRNKIQQAAQAGNILVNGKSVKSNYRVHPKDEISIVLSFPPRDKEIIPENIPLNIVYEDDDLIVVNKEAGMVVHPAYGNFTGTLVNALAYYLDVKNSDDDRIFLVHRIDKDTSGLLLVAKNEEAQTILAGNFFNHKVDRKYTALVWGNVENDEGTIEGNIGRNLKNRLIMDVFPDGEYGKEAITHYRVLKRFYYVTLVECVLETGRTHQIRAHMKYLGHPLFNDERYGGDKILKGTTFSKYRQFVQNSFNICPRQALHATTLAFTHPKTKKQMHFTSDLPQDMTELVDKWDNYTKYNLNNN; this is encoded by the coding sequence ATGGAAGACAATAATTTAGATGAATTATACGAAGATTCGCAATCGGAAGCCGAATTGTACGAGCATCATAATATTATAGTCGATAAGGGTCAAACGCTCATCCGAATTGATAAATATTTAACGGGAAGGTTGCAAAACACTTCCCGCAACAAGATACAGCAAGCTGCACAAGCCGGCAATATACTTGTAAACGGTAAAAGTGTTAAGTCTAACTATCGCGTTCATCCGAAAGACGAAATCTCAATTGTATTGTCATTTCCGCCTCGCGATAAGGAAATTATTCCCGAAAATATACCTTTAAATATAGTTTACGAAGATGACGACCTGATTGTTGTAAATAAAGAAGCCGGAATGGTTGTGCACCCCGCCTACGGAAATTTTACGGGCACTTTGGTAAATGCTTTGGCTTATTATTTAGACGTAAAAAACTCCGACGACGATAGGATTTTCCTTGTACATCGTATAGATAAAGATACTTCGGGTTTGCTTTTAGTTGCCAAAAACGAAGAAGCTCAAACAATATTAGCCGGAAATTTCTTCAATCATAAGGTTGACAGAAAATATACTGCATTAGTTTGGGGAAATGTTGAAAATGACGAAGGCACGATTGAAGGAAATATCGGCAGAAATCTGAAAAACCGTTTAATAATGGATGTATTTCCTGATGGCGAGTACGGCAAGGAAGCAATAACACACTACCGCGTGCTGAAACGCTTTTATTACGTTACTTTGGTAGAATGTGTTTTAGAAACGGGCAGAACTCACCAAATAAGGGCTCACATGAAATACTTGGGTCATCCTTTGTTTAACGACGAGCGTTATGGTGGCGACAAAATTTTGAAAGGCACTACCTTCAGTAAATATCGACAATTTGTCCAAAACAGTTTTAATATTTGTCCGAGACAAGCCCTACATGCCACGACTTTAGCGTTTACACATCCGAAGACAAAAAAGCAAATGCACTTTACCTCCGATTTACCGCAAGATATGACCGAACTTGTAGATAAATGGGATAATTATACAAAGTACAACCTCAACAATAATTAA